One segment of Phragmites australis chromosome 13, lpPhrAust1.1, whole genome shotgun sequence DNA contains the following:
- the LOC133889481 gene encoding uncharacterized protein LOC133889481, giving the protein MARSRFFVVGFDVHGGDRCCYPSSSSGYSPCAASPEYTSLSSAGSAGSTEYTPLTPSSQRAASTDYTPSSPSRRAASPDYTPLSPPRRAAPPHYTPAETPPQRAASPAYTPAETPPQRAASPAYTPETPPRRAASPDYTPETPPRRAASPDYTPETPPRHAASPDYSPLSPPRRAASPDYTPSTPPPSPLVSDAESRTSPTPRRHHPYQRSGAGACSARASRTSGRRRQRVFSLYGY; this is encoded by the coding sequence ATGGCGCGCTCCCGCTTCTTCGTCGTGGGCTTCGACGTCCACGGCGGCGATCGGTGCTGCTACCCGTCGTCGTCTTCGGGCTACTCGCCATGCGCCGCGTCGCCGGAGTACACGTCGCTGAGCTCCGCCGGCAGCGCGGGGTCCACGGAGTACACGCCCCTGACGCCGTCGTCGCAGCGAGCCGCGTCTACGGACTACACTCCGTCGAGCCCTTCGCGACGGGCCGCGTCGCCGGACTACACGCCCCTGAGTCCTCCTCGGCGCGCTGCTCCGCCGCACTACACGCCCGCGGAGACTCCGCCGCAACGTGCTGCTTCACCGGCCTACACGCCCGCGGAGACTCCGCCGCAACGTGCTGCTTCACCGGCCTACACGCCCGAGACTCCACCACGACGTGCTGCTTCACCGGACTACACGCCCGAGACTCCACCACGACGTGCTGCTTCACCGGACTACACGCCCGAGACTCCACCACGACATGCTGCGTCGCCGGACTACTCGCCCCTGAGCCCTCCCCGGCGCGCCGCATCGCCGGACTACACCCCCAGCACCCCGCCTCCATCGCCGCTGGTGTCAGACGCCGAGTCGCGCACGTCTCCGACGCCTCGCCGCCACCACCCGTACCAGAGGAGCGGCGCCGGCGCATGCTCCGCGCGCGCGAGCAGGACCAGCGGCCGCCGGCGTCAACGTGTCTTTTCCCTGTATGGATACTAG